One genomic region from Arthrobacter sp. YN encodes:
- a CDS encoding IclR family transcriptional regulator domain-containing protein has protein sequence MTDSAVTPQASDQYVQSLARGLAVIRAFDANNPVMTLSEVAARTDLTRATARRFLHTLVELGYVRTDGKTFALTAKVLQLGYSYLSALSLPQLAQPHLEQLSLKLGESTSAAVLDGPDIFYVARVATRRIMNVGITVGTRFPAYATSMGRVLLAGLPPAKLEAYLTTAELTPLTPRTVASVPDLRAAVEQVRGQGWCLLDQELEIGLMSIAAPVWNHNNGDNVAAINVSLQAQAVSAQPDPEKYLDAVRQEVVATANAISQDVSAKH, from the coding sequence ATGACCGACTCCGCAGTTACCCCGCAGGCCAGCGACCAGTACGTCCAGTCGTTGGCCCGGGGTCTCGCCGTGATCCGGGCGTTCGATGCGAACAACCCGGTGATGACCCTCAGCGAAGTCGCAGCCCGCACCGACCTGACCCGCGCGACGGCACGCCGTTTTCTGCACACCCTGGTTGAGCTGGGCTACGTCCGCACCGACGGCAAGACCTTCGCGCTCACGGCCAAGGTGCTTCAGCTTGGTTACTCCTACTTGTCGGCGCTGTCCTTGCCGCAGTTGGCCCAGCCACACTTGGAGCAGCTGAGCCTGAAACTGGGGGAGTCGACGTCGGCCGCTGTCCTTGACGGCCCGGATATCTTTTACGTGGCCCGCGTCGCCACACGCCGGATCATGAACGTCGGCATCACCGTCGGCACCCGCTTCCCGGCCTACGCCACCTCCATGGGCCGCGTCTTGCTGGCCGGATTGCCGCCGGCCAAGCTGGAGGCTTACCTCACGACGGCGGAACTCACCCCGCTCACGCCGCGAACCGTCGCCAGCGTGCCCGACTTGAGGGCCGCCGTCGAGCAGGTCCGCGGGCAAGGGTGGTGCTTGCTGGACCAGGAGTTGGAGATCGGTCTGATGTCCATCGCCGCGCCGGTGTGGAACCACAACAATGGCGACAATGTGGCTGCGATCAACGTGTCCTTGCAGGCCCAGGCCGTCTCAGCGCAGCCGGATCCGGAGAAGTACCTTGATGCGGTGCGCCAGGAAGTGGTGGCCACGGCCAATGCCATCTCGCAGGACGTCTCGGCGAAGCACTGA
- a CDS encoding 3-oxoacid CoA-transferase subunit B translates to MSTQTSIQTSEKPLGRDELAQLVARDIVPGSFVNLGIGQPTLVSNYLTEEQNITLHTENGMLGMGPAAVGDEVDGDLINAGKIPVTELPGASYFHHADSFAIMRGGHLDICVLGAFQVSATGDLANWHTGAPDAIPAVGGAMDLATGAKDVFVMMTLLTREGVSKLVEQCTYPLTGVGCVTRVYTDKAVFLTGPDGVTVRETFGCTFEEIQELVPLPLKKAD, encoded by the coding sequence ATGAGCACCCAAACCAGCATCCAGACTTCGGAGAAACCACTGGGCCGCGATGAACTTGCCCAGTTGGTGGCCCGCGACATCGTCCCCGGCTCCTTCGTGAACCTGGGCATCGGCCAGCCCACGCTCGTGTCCAACTACCTCACCGAGGAACAGAACATCACGCTCCACACGGAGAACGGGATGCTCGGCATGGGCCCGGCGGCGGTTGGGGATGAGGTCGATGGAGACCTGATCAACGCCGGCAAGATCCCCGTCACCGAACTGCCCGGAGCCTCCTACTTCCACCACGCCGACTCGTTCGCGATCATGCGCGGCGGCCACTTGGACATCTGCGTCCTCGGTGCCTTCCAGGTCTCCGCCACCGGCGACCTCGCCAATTGGCACACCGGCGCCCCGGATGCGATCCCGGCCGTGGGCGGAGCCATGGACCTGGCCACGGGTGCCAAGGATGTCTTCGTGATGATGACGCTCCTCACCCGCGAAGGCGTGTCCAAACTCGTGGAACAGTGCACCTACCCGCTCACCGGCGTTGGCTGCGTCACCCGTGTGTACACGGATAAGGCTGTCTTCCTCACCGGGCCCGACGGCGTCACCGTCCGCGAAACGTTCGGCTGCACCTTCGAAGAAATCCAGGAGCTCGTGCCGCTGCCGTTGAAAAAGGCAGATTAG
- a CDS encoding 3-oxoacid CoA-transferase subunit A, with translation MLNFIDTVGEAVAGIKDGSTVMIGGFGNAGQPFELIDALMDCGAKDLTVVNNNAGQGDQGLALLIKEGRVRKMICSFPRQSDSWHFDAKFHAGEIELELVPQGNLAERIRAAGAGIGGFFTPTGYGTTLADGKETRLLDGKWQVFETPIHADVALIKALKADGKGNLVYRKTARNFGPIMAAAAKHTIVQVSEIVPTGSLDPENVVTPGIYVNSVVRVGGSSAEQVA, from the coding sequence ATGCTGAATTTCATTGACACTGTTGGCGAGGCTGTCGCCGGCATCAAGGACGGTTCCACGGTGATGATCGGCGGGTTCGGCAATGCCGGGCAGCCGTTCGAACTGATCGATGCCCTCATGGATTGCGGCGCGAAGGACCTCACCGTGGTGAACAACAATGCCGGTCAGGGCGATCAGGGCCTCGCATTGCTGATCAAGGAAGGCCGGGTCCGCAAGATGATCTGCTCCTTCCCGCGGCAGTCCGATTCCTGGCACTTCGACGCTAAGTTCCATGCTGGCGAGATCGAGCTGGAGCTGGTCCCGCAGGGCAATCTGGCTGAGCGCATCCGTGCTGCCGGCGCCGGGATTGGTGGATTCTTCACGCCCACCGGCTACGGCACCACGTTGGCTGATGGCAAGGAAACCCGGTTGCTGGACGGGAAATGGCAGGTCTTCGAAACCCCGATCCATGCCGACGTCGCGCTGATCAAGGCGCTTAAAGCCGACGGCAAGGGCAACCTTGTCTACCGCAAGACCGCCCGGAACTTCGGGCCCATCATGGCTGCGGCGGCCAAGCACACCATCGTGCAGGTCTCGGAGATCGTGCCCACGGGCTCCCTGGATCCGGAGAACGTGGTGACACCGGGTATTTACGTCAACAGCGTGGTCCGCGTCGGCGGTTCCAGCGCAGAACAGGTGGCCTGA
- a CDS encoding thiolase family protein yields the protein MNQAFVYDAVRTPFGKFGSGLAAVRPDDLAAHVVRESVKRAPGLDVERIDEVVFGNANGAGEENRNVARMATLLAGLPVSIPGTSVNRLCGSSLDAAIIASRQINAGDADLMLVGGAESMSRAPWVLPKTSKPYPAGDMTLASTTLGWRLVNPAMNKDWTISLGEATERLREKYGITRERQDAFAADSHNLADAAWNEGFYDSLVTQVPGTDLVRDEGIRAGSSAEKLGGLKTVFRPEGSGPDGGTVTAGNASPLSDGASAAWIGSEAASAILGLEPLARIAGRGAHGNDPQFFGFAPVEAANKALAKAGIGWDQVGAVELNEAFAAQSLACVDAWGIDPGIVNQHGGAIAMGHPLGASGTRILGTLARSLQASGQRWGVAAICIGVGQGLAVVLENVTAGASA from the coding sequence ATGAACCAGGCTTTTGTGTACGACGCCGTGCGCACGCCCTTTGGCAAGTTCGGCTCCGGTCTTGCCGCTGTCCGTCCTGATGACCTTGCTGCCCACGTGGTCCGCGAGTCCGTCAAGCGGGCGCCGGGGCTGGATGTTGAGCGGATCGACGAAGTGGTGTTCGGCAACGCCAACGGTGCCGGCGAGGAAAACCGCAACGTCGCCCGCATGGCTACCCTGTTGGCTGGCCTTCCGGTCTCGATTCCGGGGACCTCGGTTAACCGTTTGTGCGGCTCCTCGTTGGACGCGGCGATCATCGCTTCACGCCAGATCAACGCCGGCGACGCCGATCTCATGCTGGTGGGCGGCGCCGAGTCCATGTCCCGGGCTCCGTGGGTGCTGCCGAAGACCTCCAAGCCCTACCCGGCCGGTGACATGACGTTGGCGTCCACCACTCTGGGCTGGCGTTTGGTGAACCCGGCCATGAACAAGGACTGGACCATCTCCCTGGGCGAAGCCACCGAACGACTCCGTGAGAAGTACGGGATTACCCGGGAACGGCAGGACGCTTTTGCGGCTGATTCACATAATCTGGCCGATGCCGCGTGGAACGAAGGCTTCTACGACTCGTTGGTGACGCAGGTTCCGGGCACTGACTTGGTCCGCGACGAGGGCATCCGTGCTGGTTCTTCGGCGGAGAAGCTGGGCGGTTTGAAGACGGTGTTCCGGCCCGAGGGTTCGGGGCCCGACGGCGGTACGGTCACCGCTGGGAATGCCTCGCCGTTGTCCGATGGTGCTTCGGCGGCATGGATCGGTTCGGAAGCGGCTTCGGCGATCCTTGGTCTCGAACCGCTGGCCCGCATCGCCGGCCGTGGCGCGCACGGCAACGACCCCCAGTTCTTCGGCTTCGCCCCGGTTGAGGCCGCGAACAAGGCCCTCGCGAAGGCGGGCATCGGCTGGGACCAGGTGGGCGCCGTCGAACTTAACGAAGCGTTCGCCGCCCAATCGCTGGCGTGCGTTGACGCATGGGGGATCGACCCCGGGATCGTGAACCAGCACGGCGGCGCGATCGCGATGGGCCACCCTCTGGGTGCCTCCGGTACCCGCATCCTCGGCACGCTCGCCCGTTCCTTGCAGGCCTCCGGGCAACGTTGGGGTGTCGCGGCGATCTGCATCGGCGTGGGCCAAGGCCTGGCCGTGGTGCTCGAGAACGTCACTGCCGGCGCATCGGCTTAG
- the pcaC gene encoding 4-carboxymuconolactone decarboxylase, whose amino-acid sequence MTSSDHNGAVQPDATAQDIYDAGMVVRREVLGDAHVDRANANKDSFTEDYQDMITRIAWGGIWTRPGLSRQMRSAVTLTALVAHGHWEELAMHLRAALNNGLSRDEIKEILLQTAIYCSVPSANSAFKTAQTVFAEIDANETN is encoded by the coding sequence GTGACTAGTTCCGACCACAACGGCGCCGTGCAGCCCGACGCCACCGCCCAGGACATTTACGACGCCGGCATGGTGGTTCGCCGCGAAGTGCTGGGCGATGCCCACGTTGACCGGGCCAACGCCAACAAGGATTCCTTTACCGAGGACTACCAGGACATGATCACCAGGATCGCCTGGGGTGGCATCTGGACGCGACCCGGCCTCAGCCGGCAAATGCGTTCCGCGGTCACCCTCACGGCACTGGTGGCGCACGGTCACTGGGAGGAACTCGCCATGCACCTCAGGGCAGCCCTCAACAACGGCCTCAGCAGGGACGAAATCAAGGAGATCCTGCTGCAGACCGCCATCTATTGCAGTGTGCCGTCGGCCAACTCGGCCTTCAAGACGGCCCAGACAGTATTCGCCGAGATCGACGCCAACGAAACCAACTAG
- a CDS encoding alpha/beta fold hydrolase codes for MAKPTVKAVLLSPQRELGAKPLLVVGPSLGTSTVLWTETAALLGDEYDVIGWDLPGHGISPTTAEGFDVAELADAVVDLVDSVSPGVNFHYAGVSLGGATGLQLGIKHGDRLSSLSVQCTGAKLGTPEGWLERAETVRKLGTPVMIQGSAERWFAPGFMDRQPDISSRLLHALRDADRFGYSFCCEALASFDVREQLGSITVPTLAIAGVEDSVAPPSFAEAVAAGITAGGGTAQAVALDGVAHLAPAEAPAAVAELMRTFMKENGL; via the coding sequence GTGGCTAAGCCAACTGTCAAAGCCGTGCTGCTCTCTCCGCAGCGCGAACTGGGAGCGAAGCCGCTCCTGGTGGTGGGCCCGTCGCTGGGCACATCCACTGTGCTGTGGACGGAAACCGCTGCCCTCCTGGGTGACGAGTACGACGTCATCGGCTGGGACCTCCCCGGCCACGGCATCTCGCCGACCACCGCCGAAGGTTTCGATGTTGCGGAACTGGCGGACGCCGTCGTCGATCTTGTCGACTCTGTTTCGCCGGGCGTGAACTTCCATTACGCAGGTGTCTCTCTGGGCGGGGCCACCGGCCTGCAGCTCGGGATCAAGCACGGCGACCGCCTCAGCAGCCTGTCCGTCCAGTGCACCGGTGCCAAACTCGGCACTCCGGAGGGCTGGCTGGAGCGCGCAGAGACGGTTCGCAAACTGGGCACGCCCGTGATGATCCAAGGCTCCGCGGAGCGTTGGTTTGCGCCCGGATTCATGGACCGCCAGCCGGACATCAGCAGCCGCCTCCTGCACGCCCTGCGCGATGCCGACCGCTTCGGCTACTCGTTCTGCTGCGAAGCTCTGGCGTCGTTCGACGTCCGCGAGCAGCTCGGCAGCATCACCGTCCCCACGCTGGCGATCGCCGGCGTCGAGGACTCTGTTGCTCCGCCGTCGTTCGCCGAAGCTGTTGCCGCCGGCATCACCGCAGGCGGCGGTACCGCCCAGGCTGTAGCGCTCGACGGCGTCGCCCACCTCGCGCCCGCAGAGGCGCCCGCCGCTGTGGCGGAATTGATGCGCACCTTCATGAAGGAGAACGGACTGTGA
- a CDS encoding lyase family protein produces MTDGDFGLLSPVSALPTVAALTGDRAVITAILDVEASWAAVLEEAGLAPAGSAAVVAEAADAGSFDVLSLAERAQGGGNPVIPLLGDLRARVRELDTAGIGAGKSVHTSLTSQDVLDSALMLLASRTVTALLAEVKGTTTALATLAEQHADTLCVGRSLTQHALPYTFGLKAAQWFQGVAAAAARLESLELPVQFGGAGGTLASGTKLTAGSDATPFTLADALAAALGLAPAPAPWHTNRLAVTALGDGLAALLDSFGKIAADLLFLSRPEVSELGEPLAAGRGVSSAMPQKQNPVLSVLIRSAALQSPGLASQLHLAAATFNDERPDGAWHSEWPALRQLLALALGAAGHLRELAEGLRVFPDAMRRNLDISGPLLLSEGVMTAVAPLLGEDGRRKLQIVVDETLKAPVAEQTRIYTKLLRETVPADQLTDAELEALLDPASYLGEAREISRRILAAYPHFAALTKGTEASPKGAIRG; encoded by the coding sequence ATGACCGACGGCGACTTCGGCCTCCTTAGCCCAGTCTCGGCGTTGCCCACTGTGGCGGCGCTGACGGGCGACCGTGCCGTGATCACGGCAATCCTCGACGTCGAAGCCTCCTGGGCTGCCGTTCTTGAGGAGGCGGGACTGGCTCCCGCAGGATCCGCCGCTGTAGTGGCCGAAGCCGCCGATGCCGGTTCTTTCGACGTTCTTTCGTTAGCGGAACGCGCCCAGGGTGGCGGAAACCCGGTCATCCCGCTGCTCGGTGATCTGCGGGCCAGGGTCCGGGAGTTGGACACCGCCGGAATCGGCGCCGGTAAATCTGTCCACACCTCGCTGACCAGCCAGGACGTCCTCGACTCCGCCCTCATGCTCCTCGCCAGCCGCACCGTTACGGCGTTGCTGGCAGAGGTCAAGGGCACGACGACGGCGCTCGCCACCTTGGCGGAGCAGCATGCGGACACGCTGTGCGTGGGCAGGAGCCTGACGCAGCACGCCCTTCCGTACACCTTCGGACTCAAGGCCGCCCAGTGGTTCCAGGGCGTGGCCGCTGCGGCTGCGCGGTTGGAGTCCCTGGAGTTGCCGGTGCAGTTTGGTGGGGCTGGCGGAACGCTGGCCTCGGGTACCAAGCTGACTGCTGGTTCGGACGCAACACCGTTCACGCTTGCCGATGCGCTGGCTGCCGCACTGGGCCTCGCACCCGCTCCCGCCCCGTGGCACACCAACCGCCTGGCGGTCACGGCCCTCGGCGACGGGCTCGCTGCCCTGCTCGATTCCTTCGGAAAGATCGCTGCCGACCTGCTGTTCCTGAGCCGCCCGGAAGTCAGCGAACTTGGCGAACCCTTGGCTGCCGGACGCGGGGTTTCCTCGGCCATGCCGCAGAAGCAGAACCCCGTATTGTCCGTCTTGATTCGCAGTGCCGCGTTGCAGTCTCCCGGGCTGGCTTCGCAACTCCATCTCGCGGCCGCAACCTTCAACGACGAGCGGCCGGACGGTGCCTGGCACAGTGAATGGCCGGCCCTGCGCCAGTTGCTCGCCCTGGCTCTGGGCGCTGCGGGTCACCTCCGCGAACTCGCCGAAGGCCTCCGGGTCTTCCCTGACGCGATGCGCCGGAACCTCGATATCTCAGGACCGCTGCTCCTCAGCGAAGGCGTGATGACCGCCGTCGCACCGCTCCTGGGTGAGGACGGAAGGCGGAAGCTGCAGATCGTCGTCGACGAAACCTTGAAGGCGCCCGTCGCCGAACAGACCCGCATTTACACCAAACTGCTGCGCGAAACCGTCCCGGCGGACCAGCTCACGGACGCCGAACTTGAGGCACTGCTGGATCCGGCGAGCTACCTTGGCGAAGCCCGGGAGATCAGCCGGCGGATCCTTGCCGCGTACCCGCACTTTGCAGCGCTCACTAAAGGGACCGAAGCCTCACCGAAGGGAGCCATTCGTGGCTAA
- the pcaG gene encoding protocatechuate 3,4-dioxygenase subunit alpha, which produces MSKLAPTPGQTVGPFYGYALPFNKDNELLAPGSPGSIRLQGTVYDGAGDAIPDAILEIWQPDSDGNIVQRTGSLVRDGYTFTGWGRGSVGNSGVYTFTTVNPGPTAPGAAAFISVAVFARGLMNRLFTRVYLPENEDALANDPLLSSLDPERRKTLIARRDPDGGLTWDIRLQGGDETVFLDFQQDGSLDINTENPA; this is translated from the coding sequence ATGAGCAAGCTGGCACCCACACCGGGCCAGACCGTAGGCCCCTTCTACGGATACGCCCTTCCCTTTAACAAGGACAACGAACTCCTGGCACCGGGCAGCCCCGGCAGCATCCGCCTCCAGGGCACCGTGTACGACGGCGCCGGTGATGCCATTCCGGACGCCATCCTGGAAATCTGGCAGCCGGATTCCGACGGCAACATCGTCCAGCGCACCGGTTCCCTGGTCCGCGACGGCTACACCTTCACCGGGTGGGGCCGTGGCTCCGTGGGCAACTCCGGCGTGTACACCTTCACCACCGTGAACCCGGGCCCCACGGCACCGGGCGCGGCTGCGTTCATCTCCGTGGCCGTGTTCGCCCGCGGCCTCATGAACCGCCTCTTCACGCGCGTGTACCTTCCGGAAAATGAGGACGCGCTGGCCAACGATCCCCTGCTGAGCTCCTTGGATCCTGAGCGCCGCAAGACGCTCATCGCACGCCGCGATCCTGACGGCGGCCTTACGTGGGACATCCGCCTGCAGGGTGGCGACGAGACCGTCTTCCTGGATTTCCAGCAGGACGGCTCGCTGGACATTAATACGGAAAACCCGGCATGA
- the pcaH gene encoding protocatechuate 3,4-dioxygenase subunit beta, which produces MPQEQTAQTLESEELVPPAEPHAANAAHPAKKVETQADLSAEIKGIGDRYAEALKNGKGPETMPRLDYAPYRSSILRHPTKSLHHADPETIELFSPAFGHQDVHALESDLTIQHNGEPQGERIIVAGRVLDGDGRPVAGQLVEIWQANASGRYIHKRDQHPAPLDPNFTGVGRCITGDDGSYSFTTIKPGAYPWKNHLNAWRPAHIHFSMFGSEFTQRIVTQMYFPGDQLFPLDPIYQSIVDQDARDRLVAQYDHELTSPEWALGYKWDIILTGSKRTWTENEAFGDAGDEE; this is translated from the coding sequence GTGCCGCAAGAACAGACAGCACAGACGCTCGAATCCGAGGAACTCGTGCCGCCCGCTGAGCCACACGCCGCAAACGCCGCCCATCCAGCCAAGAAGGTGGAAACCCAAGCGGATCTCAGTGCTGAGATCAAGGGCATCGGGGACCGCTACGCCGAGGCGTTGAAGAACGGCAAGGGGCCGGAGACCATGCCGCGCCTGGACTACGCGCCGTACCGCAGCAGCATCCTGCGCCACCCCACCAAGAGCCTGCACCACGCGGACCCGGAGACCATTGAGCTCTTCTCGCCGGCGTTCGGCCACCAGGATGTGCACGCCCTGGAGTCCGACCTGACCATCCAGCACAACGGCGAACCGCAGGGTGAGCGCATCATCGTGGCCGGCCGCGTCCTCGATGGTGACGGTCGCCCGGTGGCAGGCCAGCTCGTGGAGATCTGGCAGGCCAACGCATCAGGCCGCTACATCCACAAGCGGGACCAGCACCCCGCACCGCTGGACCCGAACTTCACCGGCGTCGGCCGTTGCATTACCGGTGACGACGGCTCCTACAGCTTCACCACCATCAAGCCCGGCGCCTACCCGTGGAAGAACCACCTGAACGCCTGGCGCCCGGCGCACATCCACTTCTCCATGTTCGGCTCGGAGTTTACGCAGCGCATCGTCACCCAGATGTACTTCCCGGGTGACCAGCTCTTCCCACTGGATCCCATCTACCAGTCCATCGTGGACCAGGATGCCCGTGACCGCCTGGTGGCACAGTACGACCATGAGCTGACCAGCCCCGAATGGGCCCTCGGCTACAAGTGGGACATCATCCTGACCGGTTCCAAGCGCACCTGGACCGAAAACGAAGCATTCGGCGACGCCGGGGACGAGGAGTAA
- a CDS encoding bifunctional sugar phosphate isomerase/epimerase/4-hydroxyphenylpyruvate dioxygenase family protein — translation MRTGIATVCLSGTLKEKMQACAIAGFDGIEIFEQDLVTSPHSPEEVRKMAADLGLGLDLYQPFRDFDGVTPDLLKANLKRAEAKFNLMERLGMDTILVCSNVATATIDDDALRAGQLAELAELAGAHGVKVAYEALAWGKYVNDYEHAYRLVDMVDHPNLGTCLDSFHILSRDWDTAPIEDINAEKIFFVQVADAPKLSMDVLSWSRHYRVFPGEGQFELAKFMGHVVRAGYTGPVSLEVFNDVFRQSDTERTAVDAMRSLIWLEEQSAQWLASTSAADGTEGAAASRRRYPMELATLPKVNEPAGFNFAEVKADDTAQLEKLLGQLGFGFEGRHRTKDVQLWTMGQARVIINEQAAQDAEPAIAALGFDVDSPVIASARAQQLKAPVVARKVQADEEVFQGISAPDSTEIFLCQGSPDGTAAWTHEFGEGLEHASSAQNAVIDHVNLAQPWQHFDEAVLFYTSALALEPQPFAEVPSPSGLVRSQVMETSNGAIRLVLNLAPAQQAQTARKTYQEHIAFAVDDLVAAARSAHKRGLEFLQIPANYYEDLDARFDLEPGFLATLKELNLLYDRDANGEFLHFYTATVGSVFFEMVERRGNYDGYGAPNAPVRHAVQYDSLHRV, via the coding sequence ATGCGCACCGGAATCGCCACGGTCTGCCTGTCCGGCACACTGAAAGAGAAGATGCAGGCCTGCGCCATTGCGGGCTTCGACGGCATCGAGATTTTCGAACAGGACCTCGTGACCTCGCCGCACAGCCCGGAGGAAGTCCGGAAAATGGCGGCGGACCTCGGGTTGGGCTTGGATTTGTACCAGCCGTTCCGCGATTTCGACGGCGTCACTCCGGACCTGCTGAAGGCCAACCTCAAGCGCGCCGAGGCCAAGTTCAACCTGATGGAACGTCTGGGCATGGACACCATCCTGGTCTGCTCGAACGTCGCCACGGCAACCATCGACGACGATGCTCTCAGGGCCGGGCAACTGGCCGAACTCGCCGAACTTGCTGGGGCCCACGGCGTCAAAGTTGCTTACGAAGCCCTGGCCTGGGGCAAGTACGTCAACGACTACGAACACGCCTACCGCCTGGTTGACATGGTGGACCACCCCAACCTGGGCACCTGCCTGGACTCCTTCCACATCCTTTCCCGCGATTGGGACACAGCGCCCATCGAGGACATCAACGCGGAGAAAATCTTCTTCGTCCAGGTTGCCGACGCCCCCAAGCTCTCCATGGACGTCCTCTCCTGGAGCCGCCACTACCGGGTGTTCCCGGGTGAGGGCCAGTTTGAGCTCGCCAAGTTCATGGGCCACGTGGTCCGCGCCGGCTACACGGGTCCCGTCTCCCTGGAGGTCTTCAACGACGTCTTCCGGCAGTCCGACACCGAGCGCACCGCCGTCGACGCCATGCGTTCCTTGATCTGGCTTGAGGAACAGAGCGCCCAGTGGCTCGCAAGCACCTCCGCGGCAGATGGAACAGAGGGCGCAGCCGCGTCCCGCCGTCGTTATCCCATGGAACTGGCCACGCTCCCCAAGGTGAACGAGCCCGCCGGCTTCAACTTCGCGGAGGTCAAGGCTGACGACACCGCGCAACTGGAGAAGCTCCTGGGCCAGCTCGGCTTCGGGTTCGAGGGCCGCCACCGCACCAAGGACGTCCAGCTCTGGACCATGGGACAGGCGCGCGTGATCATCAACGAACAGGCGGCACAAGACGCCGAACCGGCCATCGCCGCGTTGGGGTTCGACGTCGACTCTCCAGTGATTGCCTCCGCTCGCGCCCAGCAACTCAAGGCGCCGGTGGTGGCCCGCAAGGTCCAGGCTGACGAGGAAGTCTTTCAAGGCATCTCGGCGCCGGACTCCACCGAGATCTTCCTCTGCCAGGGCAGCCCGGACGGGACCGCGGCGTGGACGCACGAGTTCGGCGAAGGGCTGGAGCACGCTTCCAGCGCACAGAACGCAGTGATTGACCACGTCAACCTGGCCCAGCCGTGGCAACACTTTGACGAAGCCGTCCTCTTCTACACCAGCGCGTTGGCTCTGGAACCGCAGCCGTTCGCTGAGGTTCCCAGCCCCAGTGGCCTGGTCCGTTCCCAGGTCATGGAGACCAGCAACGGTGCCATCAGGCTGGTCCTGAACCTGGCACCCGCGCAGCAGGCCCAAACAGCGCGCAAAACGTACCAGGAACACATCGCCTTCGCGGTGGACGACCTCGTGGCGGCTGCCCGCTCCGCCCACAAAAGGGGCCTTGAGTTCCTGCAAATTCCGGCCAACTATTACGAGGACCTGGACGCCCGGTTCGATCTTGAACCCGGCTTCCTGGCCACCCTCAAGGAGCTCAACCTCCTGTATGACCGGGACGCCAACGGCGAATTCCTCCACTTCTACACCGCCACCGTGGGCAGTGTGTTCTTCGAAATGGTGGAGCGCCGCGGCAATTACGACGGCTACGGGGCGCCCAACGCTCCGGTGCGCCACGCCGTCCAATACGACTCGCTCCACCGGGTGTAA
- a CDS encoding shikimate dehydrogenase: MSNRAESVLVGLIGEGVMPSLTPPMHEREADVQGLRLLYRPIDLLELELPATAVGDLLTAAQRMGFNGLNITHPCKQLVLEHLHEISDDARRLGAVNTVLIQDGRLIGHNTDFSGFGSALADGLPGATLDRVVQLGAGGAGSAVAYALLTAGVSTLDLVDMDPARAAERAAELGGLFPEAAVTPRSTNELSQIMPQADGLVHCTPIGMAAHPGLPLDIELLEPRHWVADIVYRPIETQLVREARAKGCDVLDGGRMAVGQAADAFQLITGREANRERMRAHFLELIAVEDAAAPELAKAAH; the protein is encoded by the coding sequence ATGAGCAACCGAGCCGAGTCCGTTCTGGTGGGCCTCATAGGCGAAGGCGTCATGCCCTCGCTCACGCCGCCCATGCACGAACGCGAAGCCGATGTGCAGGGTCTTCGCTTGCTGTACCGCCCCATCGACCTGCTGGAACTCGAGTTGCCGGCCACCGCCGTCGGGGATCTCCTGACCGCCGCCCAGCGCATGGGCTTCAATGGCCTGAACATCACGCACCCGTGCAAGCAGCTGGTGCTGGAGCACCTTCATGAAATTTCCGACGACGCCCGTCGCCTGGGTGCCGTCAATACAGTCTTGATTCAGGACGGTCGGCTCATTGGCCACAACACCGACTTCTCCGGCTTCGGCTCGGCGCTCGCCGACGGACTCCCCGGGGCGACGCTGGACCGCGTGGTCCAGTTGGGCGCAGGCGGCGCCGGCTCGGCCGTGGCCTACGCGCTCCTCACAGCCGGCGTCAGCACGCTGGACCTTGTGGACATGGACCCGGCCCGCGCTGCGGAACGTGCCGCCGAGCTCGGCGGGCTTTTCCCCGAGGCCGCCGTCACGCCGCGGAGCACCAACGAGCTGAGCCAGATCATGCCCCAGGCCGACGGGCTGGTGCACTGCACCCCCATCGGCATGGCCGCCCACCCGGGCCTTCCCCTGGACATCGAACTGCTGGAACCGCGCCACTGGGTGGCGGACATCGTGTACCGCCCCATCGAGACGCAGCTGGTCCGGGAAGCCCGCGCCAAGGGCTGCGATGTCCTCGACGGCGGTCGGATGGCAGTCGGTCAGGCGGCCGACGCCTTCCAGCTCATCACCGGACGCGAAGCCAACCGTGAACGGATGCGGGCGCACTTCCTGGAGCTGATCGCCGTGGAAGACGCCGCCGCCCCCGAGCTTGCGAAGGCGGCCCACTGA